ATGCAGCCCTCGGGCATGGCTTCGATCGCGGCCCGCGTCGAGATCGGCTTGCCCCAGCTTTCCGGCGTCGCAAGGTCCTCGCGCACCGGCACGAAGCGCAGCGTGAAAGCTTTGCCGACCAGGCGCTGCCCGCCGGGCACGAGCGGCATCGCGCCCTTGATCCAGCAATGCCGGATGCCCTTCTTGAGCAGCATGGTGGTGATGGTCGCCGTGGTGACGTGGCGCAGGAGCTCGAAGGCATTGCTCATCGTGAGGCCTCTTGATTCTAGGCAGGCATCAGGCCGAGCCGCTCGTCGCGGCGGCGCAAAACCATGACGAACGGAATCGACAGCAGCACCATCCATGCCTTGCCGACCACCTGACCGGCGAGGAACTCCAGCGAGCCGAAGGCGAGCCAAAGAAAGATGATGGAGTCGACCACGAGGCCGACCGCGCTCGAGGCCACCACCGCGCTGACCAGCCCGCGCCGGGCGAGCGGCGTGTAGACCGCCATGTCGGCGAATTCGGACAGCAGGAACGCCAGCGCCGAAGCCAGCACCAGCGACGGCGGCGAATAGACCGACGACAGCACCGCGCCCAGCACCACCGCGCTCGCCGAATAGACGACGCCGAGCCGCCGCTGCACCAGATCGCGCAGCACCAGCGCCACGCCGATCATCAAGACACCGGACGGCGCCATCAGCGCGACGTCGTGGACCTTCGGAAACACCGGAAGGAGGCACGGGCCGTTGGGCGGACAGACCGTCCCGACGTTGCCGATCATCCAGTTCGCCACCGGAATGGTGAGGCCGAACGCGATCAGGAAGGCGATGCCCTCGATCCGCCGGCGCTTGTCGTTGCTCATGTCGTCTCCGCAATAAAACGGGCGTAGCCATCCGCCCGCAGCCGGCACGCCGGGCATGTGCCGCAGCCAAAACCCCAGTCATGCCGATGATTCCGGTCACCGAGGTAGCAGCTATGGGTCTCCTCTAGGACCAAATCAAGCAGCGGCCTGCCGCCGATGGTTTTCGCCATGGCGAAGGTCGCGGCCTTGTCGACCCACATCAACGGCGTATGAACCACGAACGGCCGCTCGGTGCCGAGCCGGAGCACGGTCTGCATGGCCTTCATGGTCTCGTTGCGGCAGTCCGGATAGCCTGAATAGTCGGTCTCGCACATGCCGGCGACGAGATCGTTGGCGCCGCGCCGATAGCCGAGCGCCGCCGCAAAGGTCAGGAAGATGATGTTGCGGCCCGGCACGAAGGTGTTCGGCAGGCCGCTGTCGGCCATCTCGATCTGCATGTCGCGGGTGAGCGCCGTGTCGGAGATCGCGGCGAGCGCATCGAGCTTGACCACGTGGTCGTCGCCGAGCCGCGCGGCCCAATCCGAGTTCAGCGCCGCGAGCCGTTCGCGGATTCGCGGCCGCACTGCAAGCTCCACCGCATGGCGCTGGCCATAGTCGAAACCGACGGTCTCGACGCGGGCAAAGCGCTCCAGCGCCCAGGCGAGACACACGGTGGAATCCTGGCCGCCGGAAAACAGCACCAGCGCAGTGGTCGGGCTCATATCCATGAAGGATGACTACGTTGCTCTTTCGGCGCGAAGATGCGCTAGAATTTCCGCATATACCGGGAGCAATACGTCATGGCCAAGGCGCGCGGGCTGATCGCGGTCGACAAGATGGGCGGCAAGGTCCTGTTTCTGGACCCGGAGACCTACGAAACGCAAATCACCATCGACGGCTTTCCCCGCACCGTGCACGAACTGCTGGTGGTGCCGGAAACGAGCCTCGCCTATGTGCCGATCTTCGGCGACGGCGTTCATGGCCGCAATCCCAACCCGCAGCACTTCCTCTGCATCTTCGACCTGCATCAGCGCGCCCATGTCGGCACCATCGATCTGCGGCCCTACATCGCGCCCCATACGCTGAAACTCGGCCCCGACCGGATGATCTACATCACCTGCGAGAACAGCGCCAAGGTGGTGGTGATCGATCCCGGCACCAACAAGGTGGTCGAAGCCCTGGATTCCGGCTCGACCAACGGCCACCGGCTGATCATCGCGCCGGACGGCTCGCGGCTCTACACGGAGAACGAGGAGGACGCGACCGTATCGGTGATCGACCTGAAGACGCGGAAGCTCACCGGCAAGATTGCGACCCCTCGCCCGCTCGCCGGCATTGCGATCTCGCCGGACGGCCGCACCGTGATCGCGGTCGACGACGCCGAGCCGGCGCTATTCCTGATCGACACCGCGAACGAGCGCGTCAGAGACGAAATTCGACTGAAGGCCGTGCCGAAGGCCGCGCAGATCGCGCGCTACGCGCCGGACTGGAGTCTGCTCGGTGTCACCAGCCTCAACAGCAACACCGTCAGCCTGATCGATCCGTCATTCAAGGAGCAGACCGCGATCAAAGTCGGCAGCCAGCCGATGGACATGGCGTTCCACGGCGACGAACTGTTCGTGCCGTGCCAGGGCGACGGCTCGGTGCATGTGATCGACATCCCGAACCGCCGGCATAAGTCGAGTTTCAAGTGCGGCACCGGCTGCGAGTCGATGGCATTCTTCTGACGCATGGCAAAGGACCTCACCAGCATCGCCGACCGGCTGATTGCGGCTTACGACACGGCGACCACTTTGAAGCCGATAACGGCCGACGCTCCGGATTTCAGCGTCGCCGACGGCTACACGGTGCTGGCCGACATCGAGGCCCGGCGGCGGGCGCAAGGCTGGCACTCCGTCGGCCGCAAGATCGGTTTCACCAACCGCACCATCTGGCCGCGCTACGGCGTGCATCAGCCGATGTGGGCGCATGTCTGGTCGCATACGGTGCACGTCGCGAAGGACGGTCGCGCTACGCTTGATCTCAACCCGTTTGTGCAGCCACGGATCGAGCCAGAGGTGGTGTTCAAGCTCAAAGCACCCGTATCGCCCGTCGACGATGCGCTCGCGGTGCTGGCCGCGACCGAATGGATCGCGCCAGGATTCGAGATTGTGCAGAGCCATTTCCCGGATTGGAAATTCACCGCCGCCGATTGCACCGCGGCGTTCGGGCTGCACGGCGCGCTGGTGGTCGGCGCACCGCTGATGGTGACGGAACAGAACCGCACCGCCTTGGCCGCCACGCTGCCGGTTTGCGCCGTGACGCTGTCGCGCGGCGGCACGATGGTCGATCTGGGCGTCGGCGCGAACGTTCTGGACAGTCCGGCGCTGGCGCTCACGCATCTGGCGCGGCTGATCGCCGACCAGCCGCAGGCGCCGAAGCTCGCCGCGGGAGAGATCGTCACCACCGGCACCATCACGGATGCGTGGCCGGTGGCGCCAGGCGAAACCTGGTCGTCGGATTACAGCGTGCCCGGCCTTCGCGGCCTCGCCCTGCAATTCAGCGAGACCATGCGCTAACGATCCGGCGCATCGGTAGGACCGCCACATGGCACAGAATATCTACGACGATCCCACCTTCCTCGCCGGCTACAGCCGGCTTCCCCGCTCGGCCGAAGGGCTCGCCGGCGCCCCGGAATGGCCGGCGCTCCGGGCTCTCCTCCCCGATATGACGGGGCTTCGCGTGGTCGACCTCGGCTGCGGCTTCGGCTGGTTCTGCCGCTGGGCGCGAGATGCTGGCGCAACGCATGTGCTCGGCCTCGACGTGTCCGAAAAGATGCTGGCGCGGGCCAAGGCAGAGACGCAGGATGCAGCGATCACTTACGAGCGCATGGATCTGGAGGAGCTCAATCTACCCAAGGCCGGCTTCGATCTCGCCTACAGTTCCCTTGCGCTGCATTACATCGAGGACCTCGGCAGGTTGTTTGCGACCGTCCATCGTGCGCTCGTGCCCGGCGCGCACTTCGTCTTCTCGATCGAGCATCCGATCTACATGGCGACGCGCCGGCCGGGCTGGATCACGGACGCGAAAGGCCGCAAAACCTGGCCGGTCGACAGTTACCAGATGGAGGGCCCGCGCCGGACGAACTGGTTTGTCGAGGGTGTCCTCAAGTACCATCGCACGCTCGGCACAACGCTCAATCTCCTCATCCGGAACGGATTCGCCATCCGGCATATCGAGGACTTCGGTCCGAGCGAGACCCAGATCGCAGCAGCGCCGGAGCTCGCCGAGGAGCGCGAGCGCCCGATGTTCCTGCTCGTCGCCGCGGAGCGGGACGCAGGCTGAGCCTCGGTCGTTCCACTGCGGCGAGCCGCCCCATTCGACGATACGGCCGCCGGGATGGGCGAGGCCTGCGATTTCCTTCATCTCGGCCGGCGTCAGCTTGAAATCGAAGATCGCAAAATTCTCCGTCAGCCGTTCGGAGCGGCTGGTGCGCGGAATGACGATCACCTCGTGCTGGACAGCCCCGCGCCGGCGCTCACGCATCTCGCGCGGCTGATCTTCGATCTGCCATCAGCGCCGAAGCTTGCTGCAAGCGAGATCGTCACTTCAACTGATGCTCATACCTCCACCTCAAGCGACGCCAGGGCGCCAGGCGATGACTCCTTCGGTGCGGGCTCGCACCTCCGGCAAGGCGAGGCACGTCGCGACGGCCTCGTAGCCGGGAGCGCCGGGATAAGGGGCGACACGGGTCGGCGGACTATGATTGGCGGGACAAAGGATAATCGCCTCATCCGAGCCAACGGCGGACAAGTCTAGAATCACGGATGATCGCGTCAGCAAAAAGATCGGGCGGCCGTCGGCCCGTTGGCGCAGGTGGGCGCTCAGAGCTTCCTGGGTGGCATGGTCCAGTCCTTGTTCCGCCATGTCGACGATCAAGGTCGCAGGCCCCTCGGTTTCCAAACCGACGATCAAGGCGACAAGGGCATCCGACACGCAGGCCCCTTCATCCACCAGCCAGCTCAGGATCTGATCGACCCGCGATTTGAGTGCCGGATCGGCGTCGGTGCGTGCCCGGGCTGCCATTCCGCCCTCAGCCAGCCGATCCAAACCGAGGAACGCGGCGTTGGGCATAATTTCAGCCAGACGCAGAGCCAATCTGGTTTTGCCACTGCCCAAGGGACCAACGATATAATTAAGCGACCGAATATCGGTGAGCTCGAATTGTTCGCCGCCCCACGGCCAGGGCAGATCAAAAGAGACTTTGAGCTCCGGGGTTGGCTTCAACAGACGCGCCAGTTCTCCGGAGGCCGGTGCCTGGCCACGGACGAGGCCGGCCCGAATGCCGCGGACCTTGTCGACCGTGCCGACAAGCTCGCGAATTCGGCCTTCGAGTGCCGCCTAGTGCGCAGCCAGGGCAGGCTCCAAGCCCTCGGGTTCACCGCCCTGCACGCGCGCAATCTGCGCGAGGCTCAAGCCGAGCTTGCGCAGCGCCACGATCTCGGCGGCCCGGGTCATTTGCTCAGGCCCGTAGGCCCGCCATCCAGCTGCAGTGCGAACCGGAGCAATCAAGCCGCGCTCTTCGTAAAGCCGGAGGGCTTTGGTGGATACGCCCAACCGCCTCGCTGCTTCGGACGGATTCAGAACCCGGTTGGAAGACATCACGACTCGCTCCGTCGCTCGCTGCTCATCCCCTCTTATCGAGGCTGCCCCAGGGGACAGGTCAACAGTTCCCTACTTTTTTGAAGTGGCACTTCGCGGACGCCTTGCGAAGCTCAACTTGTCTCTGTTGCGGCTTACCGCAGAACTCGGCTGAATGCTTCGGGAAATATAAGCCGCTCAGTCGTCCCACTCGGGCGAGCCGCCCCATTCGACGATACGGCCGCCGGGATGGGCGAGGCCTGCGATCTCCTTCATCTCGGCCGGCGTCAGCTTGAAATCGAAGATCGCGAAATTCTCCGTCAGCCGTTCGGAGCGGCTGGTGCGCGGAATGACGATCACCTCGTGCTGGACGAGATAGCGCAGGCAGACCTGCACGGCGGTCTTGCCGTGGGCCTTGCCGATCCGGGCGAGCACCGCGTCGCCCTTCACGCGGCCGCGGGCGATCGGGCTGTAAGCGGTGACCGACAGCCCATGCTTGCGGCTCGCCGCGATGGGCTTCCCCTGGTCGAGATACGGGTGGCATTCGATCTGGTTGTTGACGAGAGGTTCGGTGGCGTAGCCGACAGCCTCCTCGATCAGCGCCACGGTGAAATTCGAGACGCCGATGTGCCGCGCCACGCCCTCGCGTTTCATCTTGCAGAGCGCGCCGATGGTCTCCTTCAGCGGAATGCTGGGATTGGGCCAGTGGATCAGCAGCAGATC
The Rhodoplanes sp. Z2-YC6860 genome window above contains:
- a CDS encoding VUT family protein produces the protein MSNDKRRRIEGIAFLIAFGLTIPVANWMIGNVGTVCPPNGPCLLPVFPKVHDVALMAPSGVLMIGVALVLRDLVQRRLGVVYSASAVVLGAVLSSVYSPPSLVLASALAFLLSEFADMAVYTPLARRGLVSAVVASSAVGLVVDSIIFLWLAFGSLEFLAGQVVGKAWMVLLSIPFVMVLRRRDERLGLMPA
- the queC gene encoding 7-cyano-7-deazaguanine synthase QueC, which translates into the protein MDMSPTTALVLFSGGQDSTVCLAWALERFARVETVGFDYGQRHAVELAVRPRIRERLAALNSDWAARLGDDHVVKLDALAAISDTALTRDMQIEMADSGLPNTFVPGRNIIFLTFAAALGYRRGANDLVAGMCETDYSGYPDCRNETMKAMQTVLRLGTERPFVVHTPLMWVDKAATFAMAKTIGGRPLLDLVLEETHSCYLGDRNHRHDWGFGCGTCPACRLRADGYARFIAETT
- a CDS encoding 2-keto-4-pentenoate hydratase — its product is MAKDLTSIADRLIAAYDTATTLKPITADAPDFSVADGYTVLADIEARRRAQGWHSVGRKIGFTNRTIWPRYGVHQPMWAHVWSHTVHVAKDGRATLDLNPFVQPRIEPEVVFKLKAPVSPVDDALAVLAATEWIAPGFEIVQSHFPDWKFTAADCTAAFGLHGALVVGAPLMVTEQNRTALAATLPVCAVTLSRGGTMVDLGVGANVLDSPALALTHLARLIADQPQAPKLAAGEIVTTGTITDAWPVAPGETWSSDYSVPGLRGLALQFSETMR
- a CDS encoding class I SAM-dependent methyltransferase; this translates as MAQNIYDDPTFLAGYSRLPRSAEGLAGAPEWPALRALLPDMTGLRVVDLGCGFGWFCRWARDAGATHVLGLDVSEKMLARAKAETQDAAITYERMDLEELNLPKAGFDLAYSSLALHYIEDLGRLFATVHRALVPGAHFVFSIEHPIYMATRRPGWITDAKGRKTWPVDSYQMEGPRRTNWFVEGVLKYHRTLGTTLNLLIRNGFAIRHIEDFGPSETQIAAAPELAEERERPMFLLVAAERDAG
- a CDS encoding MerR family transcriptional regulator; this encodes MSSNRVLNPSEAARRLGVSTKALRLYEERGLIAPVRTAAGWRAYGPEQMTRAAEIVALRKLGLSLAQIARVQGGEPEGLEPALAAH
- a CDS encoding aldo/keto reductase; the protein is MTAIVESHGARIPLIGLGTWDLRGKTCAKMVEEALKLGYRHIDTAAMYGNEEAVGEGLRASGVPRDEVFITTKVWSSDLRARDFERSARDSIRKLKLPSVDLLLIHWPNPSIPLKETIGALCKMKREGVARHIGVSNFTVALIEEAVGYATEPLVNNQIECHPYLDQGKPIAASRKHGLSVTAYSPIARGRVKGDAVLARIGKAHGKTAVQVCLRYLVQHEVIVIPRTSRSERLTENFAIFDFKLTPAEMKEIAGLAHPGGRIVEWGGSPEWDD